The Terriglobales bacterium nucleotide sequence GATCAAGCCTTTTCTGGAGTCGATCAAGCCGCATACCGCGGTCTTCGACCATAACTACATTCGCAACATCGATGGTCCCAACAAGAAGAGGGGAAAGTCGAAGATGGACCTGGCGGAGCAGGTGCGTGACGATATCCGCAGGTTTCGCAAGACCAGCAAGGCGGAGCGGTTGGTGATGGTCTGGTGCGGGTCGACGGAAGCCTTCCTGCAGCCGAGCGAAGTTCACAGTTCGCTGGCGAAATTTGAGAAGGGCCTGGAAAAGAACGATTCGAACATCGCACCCTCGATGATCTACGCGTACGCAGCCCTGCAGGAAGGCGTGCCGTTTGCAAATGGGGCTCCCAATCTGACCGTGGACATTCCCGCGCTGTACGAGCTCTCGCGTGAGCAGCACGCGCCTATCTGCGGCAAGGATTACAAGACCGGTCAGACGCTGATGAAAACGATCCTGGCCCCGGGATTCAAGGCTCGGCTGCTGGGGATGAGCGGCTGGTTCTCCACCAATATTCTGGGCAACCGCGATGGCGAGGTGCTGGACGATCCAGCTTCTTTCAAGACCAAGGAAGAGTCCAAGCTGTCGGTGCTAGAGTACATTCTGCAGCCGGACTTGTATCCGCAGCTGTACGGGAACATCTGCCACAAGGTGAAGATTAACTATTATCCGCCGCGGGGGGATAACAAAGAAGGCTGGGACAACATCGATATCTTCGGATGGCTGGGCTATCCGATGCAGATCAAGGTGGATTTCTTGTGCCGCGACTCCATCCTCGCAGCCCCCATCGTTCTTGATTTGGTGCTCTTCCTCGATCTGGCGCAGCGCAGCGCGGAGCTGCGGGGGCGGGGAATTCAGGAGTGGCTCAGCTTCTACTTCAAGTCACCCATGACCGCGCCGGGGCTTTACCCCGAACACGATCTGTTTATCCAGCTTATGAAACTGAAGAATACGTTACGCCACTTGAAAGGCGAGGAACTGATTACGCATCTTGGGCTGGAATACTACGACTGAAGTAGGAAGTCAGATCGGGTGAAGTGTGATCGGGTGAAGTACCCGATCGAATTTCCTACTCATCTTACTTCCTACTTCACCCGAGCCTACTTCCTACTTCTCTCTCGGTCACCACGGTGATCAAACCAGCGGGCTTGGAGCGCCGCGGCCGCTGGAATATCATCGAGTCCTCTCCCCATCATTCCTTTTGGAGGCCGGATGAATCGTCGCGACCTGCTGCTTGGCGGTCTGAGCCTAGCCCTCGCATCGGCTCTGCCCGATGATGCCTGGAGCCAGAAACCGCCAGGGAAAGCGAAGCAGCCGAGAAAGAAACGCGTCTTGCTGTTCACCAAGTCGTCAGGCTACGAACACTCCGTGGTCAAACCGGACGCGAAGGGCACTAGCCTGGTCGAGCGCACATTCACTGACCTTGCCACCAAGGGGGAGTTCGAACTTACCGCCTCCAAGGATGGCAGCATCTTCACGCCAGAGCGGATTTCGAGTTTTGACGGGTTTGTGTTTTTCACCAGCGGCGACCTTACGCAGGCTGGCACGGACAAAAATCCGCCCATGACTGCCGAGGGCAAGCAAGTCTTTCTGGACGCG carries:
- a CDS encoding inositol-3-phosphate synthase; this translates as MIPGMGAVATTFVAGVEAVRKKLSEPIGSLTQMGTIRLGKRTEGKSPKIKEFVQLAALPDLVFTGWDIFEDDMYSAAVKAGVLERTLLDQIKPFLESIKPHTAVFDHNYIRNIDGPNKKRGKSKMDLAEQVRDDIRRFRKTSKAERLVMVWCGSTEAFLQPSEVHSSLAKFEKGLEKNDSNIAPSMIYAYAALQEGVPFANGAPNLTVDIPALYELSREQHAPICGKDYKTGQTLMKTILAPGFKARLLGMSGWFSTNILGNRDGEVLDDPASFKTKEESKLSVLEYILQPDLYPQLYGNICHKVKINYYPPRGDNKEGWDNIDIFGWLGYPMQIKVDFLCRDSILAAPIVLDLVLFLDLAQRSAELRGRGIQEWLSFYFKSPMTAPGLYPEHDLFIQLMKLKNTLRHLKGEELITHLGLEYYD